From Chromohalobacter canadensis, one genomic window encodes:
- a CDS encoding copper resistance protein NlpE N-terminal domain-containing protein — protein sequence MQIRTLLAGSAMLAVLAGCATGTSQQGQPGASEQAEQPTVYTGTLPCRSCDGIDLEVQLMGDDEDATADERTFELQAEYRNHPENPPAEEYDGQWEVIDGAAEDPEATVYELTPDGEGQIYYFQKLDANTLELIDPQLRRFENGETLRLQRQQ from the coding sequence ATGCAGATCAGGACGTTGCTCGCCGGTTCCGCCATGCTCGCCGTACTTGCCGGTTGTGCCACGGGCACCTCACAGCAAGGCCAGCCTGGTGCGTCGGAGCAAGCCGAACAGCCGACCGTCTACACCGGCACCTTGCCATGCCGCAGCTGCGACGGTATCGATCTTGAAGTGCAACTGATGGGTGATGATGAGGACGCGACTGCGGATGAGCGCACCTTCGAGTTGCAAGCCGAATATCGCAACCATCCGGAGAATCCGCCGGCCGAAGAATACGACGGCCAGTGGGAAGTCATCGATGGCGCTGCGGAAGACCCCGAAGCGACCGTCTACGAGTTGACGCCCGATGGCGAGGGGCAGATCTATTACTTCCAAAAGCTCGACGCCAATACGCTGGAGCTGATTGACCCGCAACTGCGTCGCTTCGAGAACGGTGAGACGCTGCGTCTGCAACGCCAGCAGTAA
- the radA gene encoding DNA repair protein RadA, with protein MAKAKSAFVCTECGAEYNKWQGQCSSCREWNTLSEVRLGSARPHAQSPSTTGRSGYAGLVSRDVVDLGEVDLTEVPRFSSSFGEFDRVLGGGLVPGSAVLLGGNPGAGKSTLLLQTACKLAQSHKVVYVTGEESLSQVAMRAHRLQLPVKGLNMLAETSIETVLAVAEREKPAVLIIDSIQTMHLEDISSAPGGVAQVRESSAALTRFAKQSNTVLMLVGHVTKDGTLAGPKVLEHMIDASLLLEGGADSRFRTLRGQKNRFGAVNELGVFAMLEHGLKEVKNPSAIFLSRAEEQAPGSLVMVVWEGTRPILVEVQALLDDSALGNPRRVAVGLDQNRLAMLLAVLHKHGGLFTGDQDVFLNVVGGVKVLETSADLAVLLAVVSSLQNRNLPRELVAFGEVGLSGEIRPVPSGQERIVEAAKHGFTRAIVPRANAPRQAPEGMEVIAVDKLGDALEAL; from the coding sequence ATGGCCAAGGCGAAAAGCGCCTTCGTGTGCACCGAATGCGGTGCTGAATACAATAAATGGCAAGGGCAGTGTTCGAGCTGCCGCGAGTGGAATACGCTCAGCGAAGTGCGCCTGGGCAGCGCTCGGCCACATGCGCAATCACCGTCGACGACGGGGCGGAGCGGCTATGCGGGATTGGTCTCGCGTGACGTGGTCGACCTGGGCGAGGTCGACCTCACCGAAGTGCCGCGCTTCTCTTCCTCCTTCGGCGAGTTCGATCGCGTACTGGGCGGCGGTCTCGTACCGGGCTCGGCGGTGCTGTTAGGGGGCAATCCCGGCGCCGGCAAGTCGACGTTGCTACTGCAGACTGCCTGCAAGCTGGCCCAGTCGCACAAGGTGGTATACGTCACCGGCGAGGAGTCGCTCTCCCAGGTAGCGATGCGCGCGCATCGGCTGCAGCTGCCGGTCAAGGGGCTCAACATGCTCGCCGAGACCAGCATCGAAACGGTGCTTGCGGTCGCCGAGCGTGAAAAGCCTGCCGTGCTGATCATCGACTCGATCCAGACCATGCACCTGGAGGATATCAGCTCGGCGCCCGGCGGCGTGGCGCAGGTGCGCGAATCATCGGCAGCGTTGACGCGTTTCGCCAAGCAGTCGAACACCGTGCTGATGCTGGTCGGGCACGTCACCAAGGACGGCACGCTGGCCGGTCCCAAGGTGCTGGAGCACATGATCGATGCGTCGTTGCTGCTCGAAGGTGGGGCGGACTCGCGATTCCGCACCCTGCGTGGGCAGAAGAACCGCTTCGGCGCGGTCAACGAGCTGGGCGTGTTCGCGATGCTCGAGCACGGCCTCAAGGAGGTCAAGAACCCCAGCGCCATCTTCCTGTCGCGCGCCGAGGAACAAGCGCCCGGCAGCCTGGTAATGGTGGTCTGGGAAGGCACGCGCCCGATTCTCGTCGAGGTCCAGGCATTGCTCGACGATTCGGCCTTGGGCAACCCACGGCGTGTCGCCGTGGGTCTCGATCAGAATCGCCTGGCAATGCTGCTGGCCGTGCTGCATAAGCATGGCGGCTTGTTCACCGGCGATCAGGACGTTTTCCTCAATGTGGTCGGCGGCGTCAAGGTACTCGAAACTAGCGCTGACCTGGCCGTATTGCTGGCCGTCGTCTCCAGTCTGCAGAACCGCAACTTGCCACGTGAGCTGGTGGCCTTCGGCGAAGTGGGGCTGTCGGGCGAGATTCGCCCCGTGCCCAGTGGCCAAGAGCGTATCGTCGAGGCTGCCAAACACGGCTTTACACGCGCCATCGTGCCGCGTGCCAACGCCCCGCGGCAGGCGCCCGAGGGGATGGAAGTGATCGCCGTCGATAAACTCGGCGATGCCCTGGAAGCCCTGTAA
- the selD gene encoding selenide, water dikinase SelD translates to MSAIRLTQYSHGAGCGCKIAPDVLDSILSKAGPGATDKRLIVGNQGREDAAVYDLGDGRGLISTTDFFMPIVDDPFDFGRIAAINAISDVYAMGGTPIMALGILGWPLDKLAAEIAGDVVGGAQSICRELGLALAGGHSIDAPEPIFGLAVNGLVDLEHLKLNSNAKAGDLLYLTKPLGVGLLTTAEKHGWLESGHQGLARRTMLKANRIGIEMAKVQGVHAMTDVTGFGLAGHLSEVCQASGLKARIDFAKLPRLAEAEAYRRRGAVPGGTQRNRQALGEALPDMDAAHWQWLCDPQTSGGLLLSVDPAWADDVERIGRQHGLTLEAFGEMRPASGTSVIEVRG, encoded by the coding sequence ATGAGTGCCATTCGCCTGACGCAATACAGCCACGGCGCTGGCTGTGGCTGCAAGATCGCCCCCGACGTGCTGGATAGCATCCTCTCCAAGGCGGGCCCCGGCGCCACAGACAAGCGCTTGATCGTGGGCAACCAGGGCCGCGAGGACGCCGCCGTCTATGATCTCGGCGACGGTCGCGGTCTTATCTCGACGACCGACTTCTTCATGCCCATCGTCGACGATCCCTTCGACTTCGGACGCATCGCCGCCATCAACGCCATCAGCGATGTCTACGCCATGGGGGGTACGCCGATCATGGCGCTGGGCATTCTCGGCTGGCCGCTCGACAAGCTGGCTGCCGAAATCGCTGGCGACGTGGTAGGCGGCGCACAGTCGATCTGCCGTGAGTTGGGTCTGGCGTTGGCCGGTGGGCACTCCATCGACGCCCCTGAACCGATCTTCGGCCTGGCGGTGAATGGCCTGGTGGATCTTGAGCATCTCAAGCTCAACAGCAACGCCAAGGCAGGCGACTTGTTGTATCTCACCAAGCCGCTGGGGGTGGGGCTTCTGACCACGGCCGAAAAGCATGGTTGGCTGGAATCCGGACACCAGGGGCTGGCGCGCCGAACGATGTTGAAGGCCAACCGGATCGGGATCGAGATGGCCAAGGTTCAGGGCGTGCATGCCATGACCGATGTCACGGGTTTTGGCTTGGCGGGGCACCTCAGCGAGGTCTGCCAGGCGAGCGGCCTCAAGGCGCGGATCGACTTCGCCAAGCTGCCCAGGCTCGCCGAGGCTGAAGCATACCGGCGGCGCGGGGCGGTGCCCGGCGGCACGCAACGCAACCGCCAGGCTTTGGGTGAGGCGTTGCCCGACATGGATGCGGCGCATTGGCAGTGGTTGTGCGATCCCCAGACCTCGGGCGGCCTGCTGCTGAGCGTCGACCCCGCCTGGGCGGACGACGTCGAGCGTATCGGCCGTCAACACGGCCTCACGCTGGAAGCCTTCGGTGAGATGCGCCCCGCGAGTGGCACCAGTGTGATCGAGGTGCGTGGGTGA
- the mnmH gene encoding tRNA 2-selenouridine(34) synthase MnmH, translating into MSLPQIAPGLALLERPLIDVRAPVEFAQGALPGAVNLPLMDDDERQAVGIRYKEAGQAAAIELGTQLVDGALKRRRVAAWQAFAERHPQALIYCFRGGLRSKIAQQWLQEAGITLPRIQGGWKAMRQCLSAEITSAATRPTLVVAGLTGSAKTELIQRLDTGVDLEGHARHKGSAFGRHPLQGPSQIDFEHALGVALSRMPHGCVVEDESRMIGRLDIPLSFWRTMEAAPRIRVEMPLDWRLEQIRKDYIETLWQTYRGHYGEWLGWALMRKQLSSALKRVRKRLGSARFQRLQRLQALAFREHQRGNTQAHEAWLAPLMLEYYDPMYRYQLEQSPHEALHVGDWESCLAFARDWSASLGR; encoded by the coding sequence GTGAGCCTACCGCAAATCGCGCCCGGTCTGGCGTTGCTCGAGCGCCCGCTGATCGATGTTCGTGCCCCGGTGGAATTCGCTCAGGGCGCCTTGCCGGGTGCCGTCAACCTGCCGTTGATGGACGATGACGAGCGCCAGGCGGTGGGGATTCGCTATAAAGAAGCCGGTCAGGCCGCCGCTATCGAGTTGGGCACGCAATTGGTGGATGGCGCCCTCAAACGGCGTCGTGTGGCGGCGTGGCAGGCATTTGCCGAGCGTCATCCCCAGGCGTTGATTTATTGTTTCCGCGGAGGCCTGCGTTCGAAAATCGCGCAGCAGTGGCTGCAGGAGGCGGGCATCACCCTGCCGCGTATCCAAGGCGGTTGGAAAGCCATGCGGCAGTGCCTGAGCGCCGAGATTACCTCGGCGGCAACGCGGCCGACGCTAGTCGTGGCCGGCCTCACCGGCAGCGCCAAGACCGAGTTGATTCAACGTCTCGATACTGGAGTCGATCTCGAGGGCCATGCCCGACACAAGGGCTCGGCGTTTGGGCGACATCCCTTGCAGGGGCCGTCGCAGATCGATTTCGAGCATGCGCTGGGCGTGGCACTGTCGCGTATGCCGCATGGCTGCGTGGTGGAGGATGAGTCACGCATGATCGGGCGGTTGGATATCCCCTTGTCCTTCTGGCGGACCATGGAAGCGGCGCCGCGCATTCGCGTGGAAATGCCCCTGGACTGGCGCCTCGAGCAGATCCGCAAGGACTATATCGAGACCCTGTGGCAGACCTACCGTGGCCACTATGGTGAGTGGCTGGGCTGGGCATTGATGCGCAAGCAGCTTTCCAGCGCGCTCAAGCGCGTACGTAAACGCTTAGGCAGTGCGCGTTTCCAGCGCCTGCAACGCTTGCAGGCGCTGGCCTTTCGCGAACACCAGCGGGGCAATACCCAGGCGCACGAAGCCTGGCTCGCGCCGCTGATGCTCGAATACTACGATCCCATGTATCGTTATCAGCTCGAGCAGTCTCCCCACGAGGCGTTGCATGTCGGCGATTGGGAGAGTTGCTTGGCGTTCGCGCGCGACTGGTCGGCGTCGCTGGGGCGCTGA